In Chitinophagaceae bacterium, the genomic window TTTAGCCCAGCAAAACTATCACATTGGAAACATTGATGCCAATACGCAAAAAATTATTGCGGCTGTTGAGCATGCTAAAAACTCCGGTGGGGATTTAATCGTATTTAGTGAACTAAGTGTATGCGGCTATCCGCCAAGGGATTTTTTGTATTTTAAAGATTTTATCAATAAAAATAACACGGCAATTAATGCTATTAAGCAATATGCAGATGGCATTGGGGTTTTAATTGGTGCGCCTGCTATAAACCCATCGGTACAGGGAAAAGATTTGTTTAATGCTGCATGGTTTTTGGCCGATAAAGAAATAAAACAGGTATTTTATAAAACCTGCCTGCCTACTTACGATGTTTTTGATGAAGACCGATATTTTGAACCCGCTTCAAAATGGGAATTACTTGAATTTAAGGGGAAAAAAATTGCGGTAACCATTTGTGAAGATATTTGGAACCTGGGCAACAACCCGCTTTATACCATTTGCCCAATGGATAAGCTGGCGCCATTGCAACCCAATGTAATGATAAACCTCTCCGCTTCGCCATTTGACTATACACATGATAAAGACAGAGAGGCAATTGTAAAAGCCAATGTGCTGCGCTATAAAATACCGGTATTTTATTGCAATACCGTAGGCAGCCAAACAGAAATTGTATTTGATGGCGCCTCATTTGTAATGGACAATAAAGCCAACCTTTGCGGCAGGCTAAAACGTTTTGAGGAAGATTTACAAGCTTTTGTTTTGAACGATAATGGCAGCATTGGTACAAATATTTTAGCCACACAGGAGCAATTGCCCAGCCAGGAGTTAACCCCAATGCAACTTAACGAAAAGCTCAACATACCACTAATTTATGAAGCGCTGGTACTGGGTATAAAAGATTATTTTTCAAAAATGGGTTTTACAAAAGCCATTCTTGGGAGCAGTGGCGGTATAGACAGCGCCGTTGTTTTAGCGCTTGCCTGCGAAGCTTTGGGGAAAGATAACGTTACGGCAATGCTCATGCCTTCTCAATTTTCAACAACACATTCTGTAAGCGATGCCGAGCAGTTAAGTAAAAACCTCAATAATCCATACCACATCATTCCCATAAAAAATATCTACGAAAGTTTTTTAAATGAGCTGGATCCGCTGTTTGCAGGTATGCCTTTTGGTATTGCCGAAGAAAATATACAAAGCCGGGCACGTGGAAACCTGCTTATGGCAATTGCCAATAAATTTGGCTACATATTACTCAATACTTCCAATAAAAGTGAACTGGCAACAGGCTATGGTACTTTATATGGAGATATGGCCGGTGGCCTGGCTGTATTGGGTGATTGTTATAAGTTGCAAATTTATGAACTGGCAAAATTTATCAACCACACAAAAGAAATTATTCCACTTCATATATTAACAAAGCCGCCAAGTGCAGAACTAAGGCCCGGGCAAAAAGACAGCGATAGCCTGCCGGATTATGCACTGCTTGATAAAATATTGTACCAGTATATTGAACTTTCCAAAGGCCCGGATGAAATTAAAACTATGGGCTTTGAGGAAGCAATGGTAGACAGGGTTTTAAAACTGGTAAATGTAAATGAGTATAAGAGAAACCAGTTTTGCCCCATCATACGCATTTCTCCAAAATCATTTGGCATTGGCCGCAGGGTGCCCATTGTGGCAAAGTATCTTGCCTGATTTTTTTTAATATTTATGTAGTGCTACCTTTATTTCTCTAAATATTAACCATTCTTTAGTTGTAAAATCATGAGTGGCAGTATTTTTGATTATATGGCTGCGTAATTTGCAAGCAGCTTTTACGTTATAAAATTAAATGTAAACCCATTGGGCAAATACCCAATTTTTATTAGTTTTTATTTAAATGATTAAATATGCTACAAACCGCTGAAGACATTAAAATACTAAATGAAAAAATTAGTTATTCGGCCCAGTTTATTACCCGTATTACCGATGAGTTGAACAAAAAAATAGTAGGCCAGGAAACGATGATAGAAAGGTTACTTATTGGGCTGCTGAGCAATGGCCATGTGCTGCTGGAAGGGGTTCCCGGCCTTGCCAAAACACTGGCCATAAAATCCCTGAGCCAAACCATTCATGCCGACTTTAGCCGCATACAGTTTACGCCGGATTTATTGCCGGCCGATGTAATTGGCACCATGATTTATAACCAGGGAAAAAATGAATTTGTTGTACGCAAAGGGCCCATTTTTGCCAATTTTGTACTTGCCGATGAAATAAACCGTGCACCTGCAAAAGTGCAAAGCGCTTTACTGGAAGCCATGCAGGAAAGGCAATCTACCATTGGCGATACCAGTTATAAAATGCCCGAACCTTTTTTGGTTTTGGCTACACAAAACCCCATTGAGCAGGAAGGTACTTATCCTTTGCCCGAAGCACAGGTTGACCGCTTTATGTTAAAAGTAATTGTAGGCTATCCTTCAAAAGCCGAAGAATTGCTTATTATCCGGCAAAATACCATTGGCGCAACCACAGCAGCCATAAATGCTGTAGCCAGCCCAAGTGAAATTATAGCAGCAAAAGACTTGGTACGGTCTGTTTATATTGATGAAAAGGTAGAAGATTATATTTTAAATATTGTATTTGCTACCCGCTTTCCCAATGAATACCAGTTGGGCAAACTAAAGCCCATCATTAGTTTTGGAGGAAGCCCCAGGGCAAGCATCAACCTGGCTATTGCAGCTAAAGCGTATGCTTACCTTAATAAAAGGGCCTATGTAATTCCCGAAGATGTTCGAAGCATTTGTAAAGATGTATTGAGGCATAGGATTGGGCTTACTTATGAAGCTGAGGCCGAAAA contains:
- a CDS encoding NAD+ synthase encodes the protein MKIFLAQQNYHIGNIDANTQKIIAAVEHAKNSGGDLIVFSELSVCGYPPRDFLYFKDFINKNNTAINAIKQYADGIGVLIGAPAINPSVQGKDLFNAAWFLADKEIKQVFYKTCLPTYDVFDEDRYFEPASKWELLEFKGKKIAVTICEDIWNLGNNPLYTICPMDKLAPLQPNVMINLSASPFDYTHDKDREAIVKANVLRYKIPVFYCNTVGSQTEIVFDGASFVMDNKANLCGRLKRFEEDLQAFVLNDNGSIGTNILATQEQLPSQELTPMQLNEKLNIPLIYEALVLGIKDYFSKMGFTKAILGSSGGIDSAVVLALACEALGKDNVTAMLMPSQFSTTHSVSDAEQLSKNLNNPYHIIPIKNIYESFLNELDPLFAGMPFGIAEENIQSRARGNLLMAIANKFGYILLNTSNKSELATGYGTLYGDMAGGLAVLGDCYKLQIYELAKFINHTKEIIPLHILTKPPSAELRPGQKDSDSLPDYALLDKILYQYIELSKGPDEIKTMGFEEAMVDRVLKLVNVNEYKRNQFCPIIRISPKSFGIGRRVPIVAKYLA
- a CDS encoding MoxR family ATPase, producing MLQTAEDIKILNEKISYSAQFITRITDELNKKIVGQETMIERLLIGLLSNGHVLLEGVPGLAKTLAIKSLSQTIHADFSRIQFTPDLLPADVIGTMIYNQGKNEFVVRKGPIFANFVLADEINRAPAKVQSALLEAMQERQSTIGDTSYKMPEPFLVLATQNPIEQEGTYPLPEAQVDRFMLKVIVGYPSKAEELLIIRQNTIGATTAAINAVASPSEIIAAKDLVRSVYIDEKVEDYILNIVFATRFPNEYQLGKLKPIISFGGSPRASINLAIAAKAYAYLNKRAYVIPEDVRSICKDVLRHRIGLTYEAEAENVNVEDVINEILKAVNVP